The Gossypium raimondii isolate GPD5lz chromosome 2, ASM2569854v1, whole genome shotgun sequence genome segment TTTCAAAGTCCCCATGTTAGGTACAGAAAAGATTTGGTGTTCTCTAGTGGACCATAAAAAGCTGATGATGTCAACTTCAGACCAGCaatgaatatataattaattaagtagTAGCTACTAATTATGCATTAGTTGTTTATGGTATCActcttttagatttttaatatattaatctttttggctttatttgacctagaggtgttcatgggccggacAGTTCGGACCGATGGCTCactcgaaatatgggagggttcggataaaaatataggcccaaaatatgggtttggacaaaaaaagaggcccgtttTTTTGGGCACCACTTTTTCTGCCTGGGCCcgggcccgaatataataaatatatatttttaatttttaattttaaaatatttttaaaataattttttttatttttaaaataaattttttgtgtttattaaaaaaagtgcCAGGCCGGACTTgagcttaggaattttttctcgAGCCAGGCTAGGACAAAAtttcaaacccatatttcgggcctgggcccgggcctaggatgcgggtcaaaaaattttgggcccaacccgacccatggacacctctaatTTGACCCTAGCTTATCTGcctccttttattttattattatacttttgTTGGTTTAAAAACTACAAATTGTGtggatataataaatatttgaccAAACTGATCACACAATACAGTACAAGCAACCTAATTTATACATTAATGGTATTGtaattcttataaatttgaGGTTAAAATTGGTGAAATAAATAACATTAGAGAATATACATAGttaaattattgtaattttgaTAGTTGAAATACAAGTGTTTAGGATTTAAAGTTTAGGTAAAATGATAGAAGGGATAAGTCAATATGTTTAGAGTCGGAGGGTGCCTTACCTttccaaaaatttaaagaaattaagttttcaaaagttttaaaatttttaattaaaccctTCACATTTTTCGAAAATTCTCATTAGTActccaatttttaattaattaaacccaatatttttgtaaaatcttttaaagctcctatttaaaaataaataaattaattagactcctgaaactttttaaaattttaaataaacccaAAACACTTAATGACAGTTTTTGCTACTAAGCAACTCTTATCATTCTTTTGAGACTATACTCGTCTTCTTGTGATAAAAACTTGTGCAAAGAAGAATTGTATTGCACGCGATCCCCAATATACAAGAAGTTGAACCGTTGGTTGTACTATTTGTTAACATGCACAAGttataagaaaaagaagaaaatttcaaaaaaattgacatgttttcatcgaattaattagtaattttagaaaataaatgttGAGTACAATTATAAGATATATTGTACTCTCAAAGGATTTGAACCTTGGAAACGACATCGTTGAAAAAGATGCGATAAAATGATCTTAATACATATAATAGTtactaaaattatcatttaaattttatttttttattaaaaatattccaaGCATAACTTCCCCCATCAACCAACTTATCAACTTACCATCAGAGTGGGGCCATGAATCTCCTTATTTATACCAATGGCATTGCCACACTCTTCCACACACACAAATCTACTCTCAAAACCCTTCAAACTTCTTAGGTCCCAAtctgcaattaaaccctttagTATATGGTACTATCTATGCCTTCCCTTTTATGTCTTCCCTTCATGGCTCCAATTTTCTCTTCGTTTCTTGCTTTAACTCTCATTATTCCATTAAGCAATGCTCAAGGTCCACCTTCCCCTGGATTCTCCCCAAGCTCCAGGGTGAGCACTGTGGCCTTTAATACAGGGTTTCGAAACCTCTGGGGTCCTCAGCACCAAAAACTAGACCAGGGCTCATTAACAATCTGGCTCGATAAAAGCTCAGGTTCAATTCCTGCACCACCGCATCCCTTTTTTTTGCtctaattatggttttagtccctttacctctactttttttaaaattagtcccGCTAAATGCTGCCGGGACTAAACTATGTTAACAGCAAAAGTTTACAATGTTATCGGTTTAGAActactaataacattatacaaAGTAGAGGAGCCAAATTATGCCAAATCAAGATAGAGAGACtaaaatttttccataattagGATTCTTTTCATGTGCTTAATTTTTGTATATTCATGGTGAAACACAGGGAGTGGTTTCAAGTCACTTCGTCCGTACCAGTCAGGTTACTTTGGTGCTGCAATGAAACTCCAACCTGGTTATACAGCAGGAGTGATTACATCTTTCTATGTAAGAACcttaaaacacacacacacaaaccATTGGggtaatgaaaaaaaaaacgtCTGATTTTTTATGTTCTGCACTTTAACAGCTTTCAAACAATGAAGAACACCCCGGAGACCATGACGAAATCGACATCGAGTTCCTTGGAACAACGCCGGATAAACCCTACACATTGCAGACCAATGTGTACATTAGAGGAAGCGGGGATGGGAACATAAATATTGGAAGGGAAATGAAGTTTCATCTATGGTTTGACCCTACAAAAGATTACCATAACTATGCTATACTGTGGAACCCTAGTGAAATCATGCAAGTATCCTATCACCATttccttcaatttcttttatcatattttgattttggtccCTCTACTTTTATAAAATCGTTAGTTAATCCAAACAGGTGATATGGTTGACGTGGATTTTCTAATGTCAAATTAACCACAACATTTAACCGCTAACTAACTAGCAATGTTTATAAAGTAGAGtgattaaattatgtcaaattaaggactaaattctaaatttgagtGTATCAAAGGGaccaaaaatgtaattaaacttccccttttttcatgtttttatgattttaaattcaaCAGATTTTTCGTAGATGATGTGCCGATCAGAAGGTACCCAAGGAAGAGCGACGCCACATTCCCAACGAGACCAATGTGGGTGTACGGATCAATATGGGATGCGTCATCTTGGGCTACCGAGAATGGTAGGTACAAGGCTGATTATAACTACCAACCCTTTGTAGGCCGGTACACGAATTTCAAAGTAAGCGCCTGCACCGCCAACAGTCCCGCCCCTTGCCGCCCGCCTTCTGCCTCTCCGTACGGGTCCAGCAGCCTTAGCCCACAGCAAGCTTTGGCCATGAATTGGGTCAAAAACAACTATTTGGTGTATGACTATTGCCATGACCCTAAGAGGGATCACACTCAGATACCCGAGTGCTAATTAAATGTGAGtcatttaaaactttacaaaaagGAAAATGTAACAATTGTTGATCGAAAGGGGGTTTCTTGAGATGGGCCCTTGAAGAGTGGTTAAGCGTCCAAAACCCTCTAAGATTTGCATCTTTTATTTCCATTGTTTTGTTGCTTTTAAGTGTTTTgctttgttgttttctttggaataatttattacaagagttattttttaatacaaaaggGTTAATTGTATCAAATATCTCTAAACTATGGGTCAAAAGTTAAATTAGCCTTTAAATTTCAACTCAAACTAAGGTAACATTCTAATTGGGTTCTTTCATCAATCTAGTTATTAGTTTTGGCATTAAATGCTATCTTGTAGGTCAAAAAGCTGGCTTTTAACATCAAAGGTGACTGCTAGATAAATGAAAACTTGATTGAAATGATACTTTTTAAggatacaattaaaatattttaaaatttagagatcaatttaaaatttgatttattgattTAAAGACATTTGATTAATTAACCTTATAAAGAAAGATAAGTACATAAGAATTACTTTGAGTTTGGGATATCAAGAAACAAACTGCTAcacaaattaattcaattggatGACTATTTGTTAGCACCCTAACAATCATCGAGATTTGAGTCTTATTAAATATGGGTTTTGATGGGCAGTGTGTTTACTTGCGGTTAATGTAAAAACAGCAGTGGagatgagattagatactgtaatgtgatacaaaaagtaagctaaacgcaccgcacccaattgcccatccaaacccaccct includes the following:
- the LOC105788992 gene encoding xyloglucan endotransglucosylase/hydrolase protein 31, with the translated sequence MVLSMPSLLCLPFMAPIFSSFLALTLIIPLSNAQGPPSPGFSPSSRVSTVAFNTGFRNLWGPQHQKLDQGSLTIWLDKSSGSGFKSLRPYQSGYFGAAMKLQPGYTAGVITSFYLSNNEEHPGDHDEIDIEFLGTTPDKPYTLQTNVYIRGSGDGNINIGREMKFHLWFDPTKDYHNYAILWNPSEIIFFVDDVPIRRYPRKSDATFPTRPMWVYGSIWDASSWATENGRYKADYNYQPFVGRYTNFKVSACTANSPAPCRPPSASPYGSSSLSPQQALAMNWVKNNYLVYDYCHDPKRDHTQIPEC